Part of the bacterium genome, CTGCAGCGATGTGCTTGCAGTCGCTGGCACTGTACCACTGGTTGAGGCCCACGCTGATCATGCGGTCGAACAGGTCGTCGGCCACCGGGCACTGGCCCTTCTTGTACTCCGCCTTGCCGCCGGCCTTCAGGTAGCGCTCGCACCCAAACGGGCAGTTGTCCTTCCCGGTCGCGCCCTGCTGGAGCACCAGCGGGAACATGCAGTGGTAGATGTGCCAGTCCGGCGGGGCGGCGTCGCCGCGCATCCCGCAGCCCACGCCTTCGGCGTTCAGCGCGGTCACGATCTTGCGACCCAGCTCGATGCTCTCGGGGAAGAACCTGAGTGTGTAGCCGACCTCGCCGTCGGGGTCGTTGAGCCGCTGCGGAGTGATCTCGGCAAAGGTCTGCAGTTGCCCCAGGATGCGCATCTTCACACTGTGGAAGCGCTTGAACAGGGCCGGCATCTTCTTGAGCTGCACGGCGTCAATGGCGGCCTCCAGCTCGGACATGCGGTAGTTGGTGCCGACAAACAGCTCACCGGGGTAGCGCTCCGGGGCGAAGCGCACCGGGCGCGTGAGGCCGCCGCCCTCGGCCAGGATGCAGGCCGCGTCGTACAGCTTCTCCTTGTCGGTCACGAGCATCCCGCCCTCGCCGCCGCCGACGATCTTGTACGAGGAGATGCTGAAGATTCCCAGGTCGCCCCAGGTGCCCACATACTTGCCCTTGACCTGCCCGCCGCACGACTGCGCGCAGTCCTCGACGACCGGAATCTTGTGCTTCTTCGCGACCTTCATGATCGCGTCCATCTTCGCGACACTGCCCATGACATGGGTGGGGGCGATGCAGGCGGTGCGCTTGTTGATGAGCGCCTCGATCTTGGTCGGGTCCATGTGCAGCGACTCATCCACATCGCAGAACACCGGCACACCCTTGGCCATGACAACCGCCGCGGCGGTGGCGTAGAAGCCGATGGCGCTGCAGATGACCTCCGTGCCGGGCTTGACGCCGGCAGCCACGAAGGCGGCATGCAGGGCCGCGGTGCCCGAGCTGGTGGGCAGAGCGTACTTGACGCCGAAGGCCTCACGGGCCACGCGCGCGAAGGCCTGGTTGCAGGTCTCCTTCATGCTCGAGTAGTAGTTGGCGAGATACGGCCCGCCGGCGAAGTCCTCGTCGGAGAGGGCATCACTCACGCGCTGGACGGCCTCAGGCGGCAGGGCGAACCGCTCGATGACGGCCATGAGTTCGGCCTTGGCGATCTTGGGCTTGCCCTTGCCCTGGATGGTGGTCACGGCCTTGAGCCCGCCTTCGAGGGCGAGCTTTTGCTGCTGGCGTTCTTGCTTGGACACTGGGGTGACCTCTCTCGCTAGGAGCGGCAGGATGCGCGGTCAGATGACCCGTGTTGGTAAGGCCTGGACTGCGTGGGCCCTTGTCTACTGTTCAGACCCCGGCATGATAGATCAGGGGACGGTAGCGCGGGGGCGGGACGGGCCTGCCGGCTTGCTGCGCGGCCCGCAGCCAGGCGGCCTTGGCCCTCTCGACCTCGGCCAGGGCCTGCTCCGGGGTCTCCCCGAAGGCGGAGCAGTGCTCCAAGTCGGGGATGTCGGCGATATACCCGCCGTCCTCTTCGCTATAGAAGATGTTGATGTGATAATGCGTCATTTGTCGTCCTCCAGAACCAGCCTGTAGCGCTCCACGAGCTTCAGGAACTGCCGAATCTGGTAGGGCTTGGCCTGCCCCTTGACCTCCTGCAGGTTCACCATCTCCGGGACGGAAGGGTGTCTGAGGATGTGATGGCTGCCGCTGACCCGCGCCACGTGGAACCCAAACTCTTCCACCAATCGTATCATATCCGCAAAGGCCACATTGTTCAACGCGCCTGAGGCCAGCCGTCCGAGCAGTTTCTCGGGGTTCATAGAGCGACCTCCGTCAGGCCCGGGTGGAACCGGGGCTTCCCCTTGCCCTGGATAGTGGTGACCGCCTTCAGGCCGCCCTCGAGAGCGAGCTTCTGCTGTTGGCGTTATTGTCTGGGCATGGGTGGGTGCTTCTCTCCTGGACTGCACTGGGCCTCGTGGTTGGTGAGCCGCCGCTACGCGCCCCTCAGCTTCTCCGCCAGCTCCGCCATCTGCCCCATGTAGTCGGGGATCGGCAGGTTCTGCGGGCACTTCTCGACACACGTGCCACAGCCAAGGCACTTGGCCGGGTCGGGGGCGCCGTCGGTTCCCATCTTCCTGACTTCATCC contains:
- a CDS encoding aminotransferase class V-fold PLP-dependent enzyme, encoding MSKQERQQQKLALEGGLKAVTTIQGKGKPKIAKAELMAVIERFALPPEAVQRVSDALSDEDFAGGPYLANYYSSMKETCNQAFARVAREAFGVKYALPTSSGTAALHAAFVAAGVKPGTEVICSAIGFYATAAAVVMAKGVPVFCDVDESLHMDPTKIEALINKRTACIAPTHVMGSVAKMDAIMKVAKKHKIPVVEDCAQSCGGQVKGKYVGTWGDLGIFSISSYKIVGGGEGGMLVTDKEKLYDAACILAEGGGLTRPVRFAPERYPGELFVGTNYRMSELEAAIDAVQLKKMPALFKRFHSVKMRILGQLQTFAEITPQRLNDPDGEVGYTLRFFPESIELGRKIVTALNAEGVGCGMRGDAAPPDWHIYHCMFPLVLQQGATGKDNCPFGCERYLKAGGKAEYKKGQCPVADDLFDRMISVGLNQWYSASDCKHIAAAINKVLSAYCTPDAKGRKWL
- a CDS encoding type II toxin-antitoxin system HicB family antitoxin; the encoded protein is MTHYHINIFYSEEDGGYIADIPDLEHCSAFGETPEQALAEVERAKAAWLRAAQQAGRPVPPPRYRPLIYHAGV
- a CDS encoding type II toxin-antitoxin system HicA family toxin, whose amino-acid sequence is MNPEKLLGRLASGALNNVAFADMIRLVEEFGFHVARVSGSHHILRHPSVPEMVNLQEVKGQAKPYQIRQFLKLVERYRLVLEDDK